The following proteins are encoded in a genomic region of Atribacterota bacterium:
- the secE gene encoding preprotein translocase subunit SecE: protein MIKWFRSLKGYFQEAWYELKKVTWPTRKELWNSTVTVVVVIVVIGVFLGVVDLLLTFLMGAYLR, encoded by the coding sequence TTGATTAAATGGTTTCGGTCTCTCAAGGGGTATTTTCAGGAAGCGTGGTATGAGCTGAAAAAAGTTACCTGGCCGACCAGGAAGGAATTGTGGAATAGTACCGTTACGGTTGTAGTGGTCATTGTGGTGATTGGTGTGTTTCTGGGGGTTGTGGATTTGCTTTTAACTTTTCTGATGGGAGCATATTTAAGGTAG
- a CDS encoding PAC2 family protein → MGKLIVYRRPQLNEPRMLLGFTGWMDGGSVSTGTVIYLRDKLKAQFFAEIEPQDFYIFNFPGSMEEVAQFRPYTLIRGGMVQEFHYPQNHFFYSERENLILFFGKEPNIRWHEYAENLFILAHEFKVSRIYFVGSFSGLTPHTREPRIFCSVSNEALKSELLPYGVRFSEYEGPASITTFLTVLAKKKNVDMINIVVEIPMYVQAPNPKGIRSACRILLPLLGLTLPLDDLSTMCDEFEVSVDKMVHEHPDLVEQIRKLEENYDQEIFGDEAKFREWLRRHGIDRI, encoded by the coding sequence ATGGGAAAGCTTATCGTTTATCGGCGACCACAGCTCAACGAACCCAGAATGCTTCTCGGTTTTACCGGGTGGATGGATGGAGGAAGTGTTTCTACGGGAACGGTGATCTATCTTCGGGACAAGCTGAAAGCGCAGTTTTTTGCTGAAATTGAACCCCAGGATTTCTACATATTTAATTTTCCCGGGAGTATGGAGGAAGTTGCTCAATTCCGTCCCTATACCCTGATTCGGGGAGGAATGGTGCAGGAGTTTCATTATCCTCAGAATCATTTTTTCTACTCTGAGAGAGAGAATCTGATCCTTTTCTTTGGAAAAGAGCCAAACATTCGCTGGCATGAATATGCAGAAAACCTTTTTATTCTGGCTCATGAGTTCAAGGTAAGTCGGATCTATTTTGTGGGAAGTTTCAGCGGTCTCACTCCTCATACCAGAGAACCAAGAATTTTTTGTTCGGTTTCCAATGAGGCCTTAAAGAGTGAACTTCTCCCTTATGGTGTTCGTTTCAGTGAATATGAAGGTCCGGCGAGTATTACCACTTTTCTGACGGTTCTGGCAAAGAAGAAAAATGTGGACATGATTAATATTGTCGTAGAGATTCCCATGTATGTTCAGGCACCGAACCCCAAAGGGATACGGTCTGCCTGTCGAATACTCTTACCGCTTTTGGGTCTTACTCTTCCTTTGGATGACCTGAGTACGATGTGCGATGAATTCGAGGTCAGCGTGGATAAAATGGTTCATGAACACCCTGATTTGGTGGAACAGATTCGAAAACTGGAAGAGAATTATGATCAGGAAATTTTTGGGGATGAGGCGAAATTCCGAGAATGGTTAAGACGCCACGGTATTGATCGAATCTAA
- the rplK gene encoding 50S ribosomal protein L11 yields MAKKVVAIVKLQIPGGMATPAPPVGPALGQHGVNIMEFCKTFNARTEKDRGVLTPVEITIYADRSFTFVCKTPPASFLIRQALGIEKGSGEPNRTKVGKITRAKIREIAEKKMPDLNANSIEAAMRIIEGTARSMGVEVVEG; encoded by the coding sequence ATGGCAAAAAAGGTGGTGGCAATAGTAAAACTGCAAATTCCGGGAGGAATGGCTACGCCAGCTCCTCCTGTAGGGCCTGCTTTAGGGCAGCATGGAGTGAACATTATGGAGTTTTGCAAGACGTTCAATGCTCGAACGGAGAAAGATCGTGGGGTACTCACTCCAGTAGAGATTACAATCTATGCGGATCGGTCGTTTACTTTTGTGTGTAAGACTCCTCCGGCTTCCTTTTTGATTCGGCAAGCTTTGGGCATAGAGAAGGGTTCTGGGGAACCAAATAGAACCAAGGTTGGAAAAATCACTCGTGCCAAAATTCGAGAGATTGCTGAGAAAAAGATGCCGGATCTCAATGCGAACAGTATTGAAGCAGCAATGCGCATTATCGAGGGAACCGCGCGCAGCATGGGTGTTGAGGTTGTGGAAGGGTAA
- the nusG gene encoding transcription termination/antitermination protein NusG has protein sequence MLKKWYVVHTLAGSEHKVKANLERRIVSMGMQDQIFRVVVPMEEAIEVKRGKKRFTKKKVFPGYVMVEMVMNDRSWYVVRNTPGVTGFVGSGMKPEPLNEEEVKVILRQTGIEKGKPRLDIEKGEAVKVISGPFLNYTGTVDSVDQEKGKVVVLLSIFGRETPVELEFSDIEKL, from the coding sequence ATGCTAAAGAAATGGTATGTTGTTCACACTCTGGCAGGGAGTGAACACAAGGTTAAGGCCAATTTAGAGCGCCGTATTGTCTCCATGGGTATGCAGGATCAGATTTTTCGGGTTGTGGTTCCTATGGAGGAGGCTATTGAAGTTAAGAGAGGAAAGAAAAGGTTTACCAAGAAGAAAGTGTTTCCAGGTTATGTCATGGTGGAAATGGTGATGAATGATCGTTCCTGGTACGTGGTTCGCAATACCCCGGGGGTTACAGGTTTCGTTGGTTCGGGTATGAAGCCTGAACCGCTGAACGAGGAAGAAGTCAAAGTGATTCTTCGTCAGACCGGTATCGAAAAGGGGAAACCACGTCTGGATATCGAGAAAGGAGAAGCAGTAAAGGTGATTTCTGGTCCCTTTCTCAATTATACGGGAACCGTAGACAGTGTTGACCAGGAGAAAGGTAAGGTTGTGGTTCTTCTATCCATATTTGGCCGGGAGACGCCGGTGGAGTTGGAGTTCTCAGATATAGAGAAACTGTAA